The sequence below is a genomic window from Lolium perenne isolate Kyuss_39 chromosome 4, Kyuss_2.0, whole genome shotgun sequence.
GGTCAGACCTTACTATTTTAATCTTTATGCTATGCTGATTTTCTACTTCAGCCTTAAATATCTTGAATTTATCCAATGCTTCTGAACGCTCTTTaattggataaatataaccataaCGCGAATAATCATCCGTGAATGTTATGAAGGAATCATAGCCATCCACAGATTTCACAGGAAACGGACCACATATGTCCGTATGAATTATTTCTAAAACTCCTGTGCTTCTTTTGGCGCCCTTCTTTATGTTCTTTACATACTTtcctttaatgcaatcgatgcaTTGTTCTAAATTCGAAAATTCCATAGGCGGAAGGATTGATTCTTTTACTAAGCGttctattctccccctcgaaatatggcctaaacGACAGTGCCATAATTTCGAAGAGACTTCATCAATTCTCTTCCGCTTATTATTTTCATTTAGGGATGTAGAGACATTCTCTTTATCAGCGCTTAAAACATTCACATTCTCATCACAAAGTGACAATAAATAAAGCTTGTCTTGTCGGAAGGCAAGACCAAAAATCTCATTATTAAACTTGATCTTACATTGACCATCACCAAAATGGCAAGCAAAACCATCATCATCTAAGCGCGATACACTTATTAAGTTCCGATGCAAAGAGGGTACATAAAGCACATCTACTAATAAAAGTACAAAGCCATTAGCTAATACTAATGGGAGATCTCCAATGGCTTCGACTTCAGCTTGGACGCCGTTTGCTACTTTAATGCATCTTTCTCCCCTTTGCAGGGTCTGTCTCATACGGAATCACTGTAATGAATTTGCAACATGAACAGTTGCACCTGAGTCAATCGACCAAGTAGATTTTGCATAACTTAAAAATAAGGATTCATCTACAAATGTAATTAAATCCTCACCTTTCTTGCATAGATGTTTCAGGAATGCCACACAGTCTTTCTGGTAGTGGCCCTTTTCCTTGCACCACTTGCAAGTGTCCTTGGCCACCTCTTCATGCGGCTGGTGATCTTGAGCCTTGCCATGCGGCTTAGGCGGAGGAGGATTCCACTGAGGTTTCCCTTGTGGCTTGGAACTCTGAAAACTCTGAAAGTTCCTCTTCTTGGTTGGGCTTAGGTAATTGACAGAATCACCAGATTGCCCCTTGATCCTCTCTTCTTCTTGCACACACATGGCAATCATCTTCTCAATGGCCCACTTTTCTGGCTGTGCATTGTAGTTCACAGCAAAAGTCTCAAATTCTTTTGGGAGTGAGGCAAAGATCAGATGGATGACGAACTGTTCTGGAAGCTCCATCTCCATAGACTTGAGCTTGGAAGACATATGGCTCATCCTCAATATGTGATCCCTTACTCCACCACCAGTGTACTTGGTAGTGACAAGCTTTCTTATGAGAGTGCTAGCATAGGCCTTGGAAGACCCAGTaaactgactctctacctttttcAGGTACTCACTAGCGGTGTCACACTGTGGGATTGCTCCCCTTATAGCCTCCAAAATGGAGCTCTTGATCACCATCAAGCACTTTCTGTTGGACGAGTCCCACTTAGCACGATCAAGATCGTACTTCattctttttggtccatggtcaAGGACCCTTTTGTTGAAGTCATCTTCACTTTCTTTGTCGCCCCTCACGGGGTCCTTAGGTTCTATGGGACAAGCCTCTATCAGTGCCAAGTCGAGGTCAAGCAAAGCAAGCCCCATCTCAACCTTCTCTCGCCACGAGCCATAGTTCCCTCCATTGAGGGGCTCAATAGCCGAGATAAAACTCATAGGATTTCCTGAAACAAAATTTCCATCAAAATGAGTTAATTCAACGTTGGTCAAATTAAAACATGGCACTTCTCAATATTAATTCTACatcaccgttgggcagaaatAGAACCAATAATGATAATTCTGAATCTTGCGGAATACAATTTTATTAACAACGTTGGTCATTAAATAAAATCATCATACTCAAAATTAACCCTCATTTCCTAATTCAATTTTCCCGTTGGTTCCAATTAAATTAGAAAACAATGAAAAATGACTTCAACTTAACTAACACAGCGGAAACTTAACTTAATTTTCGAATTTTCACCCACTGGAAAAATTCATATCTCACATTTATTCTTATTACTAAACTATTTCCAGAAAATTAAAAACAGAGAAATTACTGGAAACAAAAGAAAACAGGCCAAAACAGCCCAGATGGGCTCTATCTCTGTTGAGAAAACGCGCAGG
It includes:
- the LOC127346830 gene encoding uncharacterized protein; amino-acid sequence: MSFISAIEPLNGGNYGSWREKVEMGLALLDLDLALIEACPIEPKDPVRGDKESEDDFNKRVLDHGPKRMKYDLDRAKWDSSNRKCLMVIKSSILEAIRGAIPQCDTASEYLKKVESQFTGSSKAYASTLIRKLVTTKYTGGGVRDHILRMSHMSSKLKSMEMELPEQFVIHLIFASLPKEFETFAVNYNAQPEKWAIEKMIAMCVQEEERIKGQSGDSVNYLSPTKKRNFQSFQSSKPQGKPQWNPPPPKPHGKAQDHQPHEEVAKDTCKWCKEKGHYQKDCVAFLKHLCKKGEDLITFVDESLFLSYAKSTWSIDSGATVHVANSLQ